The following proteins are co-located in the Thermus hydrothermalis genome:
- a CDS encoding M23 family metallopeptidase: MRLIWPFPEPDKVRVDAGFLDPAYPTWRRNAGLPPAEHPGADLNLKGTSGDGDLGYPVVAIAEGVVRHARPHRVWGNIVLLEHDLPGLGRFYTQYAHLLFMTVREGDWVMAGEPVGSVGKGDPARPFLAHLHVEVRRSPIPPDAWPGMDRGYIQAHYLDPVAFIKENYAPARRYYRVGVLFNPTRQELGPVVLNLERPDLAQIAVRKL, from the coding sequence ATGCGCCTCATCTGGCCCTTTCCCGAACCCGACAAAGTGCGTGTGGACGCGGGTTTCCTGGACCCCGCCTACCCCACCTGGCGCCGGAACGCGGGGCTTCCCCCCGCCGAGCACCCCGGGGCCGATCTAAACCTGAAGGGCACCTCGGGGGACGGGGACTTGGGCTACCCGGTGGTGGCCATCGCCGAGGGGGTGGTTCGGCACGCCAGGCCCCACCGGGTCTGGGGGAACATCGTGCTCTTGGAGCACGACCTGCCGGGCCTGGGGCGCTTTTACACGCAGTACGCCCACCTTCTCTTCATGACCGTCCGCGAGGGGGACTGGGTCATGGCGGGCGAGCCTGTGGGGAGCGTGGGCAAGGGCGATCCCGCCCGCCCCTTCCTGGCCCACCTGCACGTGGAGGTGCGCCGGTCCCCCATCCCCCCCGACGCCTGGCCGGGCATGGACCGGGGCTACATCCAGGCCCACTACCTTGACCCGGTAGCCTTCATCAAGGAGAACTACGCCCCCGCGCGGCGCTACTACCGGGTGGGCGTCCTCTTCAACCCCACCCGGCAGGAGCTCGGCCCGGTGGTGCTGAACCTGGAGCGCCCTGACCTGGCGCAAATCGCCGTGAGGAAGCTGTGA
- a CDS encoding helix-turn-helix domain-containing protein, whose translation MPRVRFKLKEVLEQEGLSAYRLERLLGDRISRATVYRWVRSAPARPDLEALAWVIWGLRKLTGKPYDVCDLLEYEEE comes from the coding sequence ATGCCACGGGTGCGCTTCAAACTGAAGGAGGTCCTTGAACAGGAGGGGTTGAGCGCCTACCGCCTGGAGAGGCTTCTTGGCGACCGGATTAGCCGGGCCACGGTATACCGGTGGGTACGAAGTGCCCCGGCACGCCCCGACCTCGAGGCCCTCGCCTGGGTCATCTGGGGGCTACGCAAGCTCACGGGAAAACCCTATGACGTCTGTGACCTTTTGGAATACGAGGAAGA